A genome region from Coprococcus phoceensis includes the following:
- a CDS encoding SPFH domain-containing protein: protein MDAGSVGSIITSVVLVAIIVIVVGLLISCVKIVPQAQALVVERLGAYQATWAVGLHFKIPIIERVARRVDLKEQVVDFAPQPVITKDNVTMRIDTVVFYQITDPKMFCYGVANPIMAIENLTATTLRNIIGDLELDQTLTSRETINTKMRASLDVATDPWGIKVNRVELKNIIPPAAIQDAMEKQMKAERERREAILRAEGEKKSTILVAEGNKESAILDAEAEKQAAILRAEAEKEKMIREAEGEAEAILKVQQANADGIRFLKEAGADEAVLTMKSLEAFAKAADGKATKIIIPSEIQGVAGLVKSLVEVGAEKDG from the coding sequence ATGGATGCAGGGAGTGTAGGAAGTATCATTACAAGTGTTGTGTTAGTGGCTATCATAGTCATTGTAGTAGGTCTTTTGATATCGTGTGTAAAGATTGTTCCGCAGGCGCAGGCTCTTGTTGTGGAGAGACTGGGAGCATATCAGGCGACATGGGCAGTTGGCTTGCATTTTAAGATCCCGATTATCGAAAGAGTGGCAAGACGTGTGGATCTCAAAGAACAGGTTGTAGATTTTGCACCACAGCCGGTTATCACAAAAGATAACGTAACAATGCGGATTGACACGGTTGTATTTTATCAGATTACAGATCCAAAGATGTTCTGTTACGGAGTTGCCAATCCGATCATGGCAATTGAGAATCTGACAGCGACTACACTGCGTAATATTATCGGTGATTTGGAATTAGACCAGACATTGACATCCAGAGAGACAATCAACACAAAGATGAGAGCATCTCTTGATGTGGCCACAGATCCTTGGGGAATCAAGGTTAATCGTGTGGAATTGAAAAATATTATTCCGCCTGCAGCGATTCAGGATGCGATGGAGAAACAGATGAAAGCAGAACGTGAAAGACGTGAAGCGATTCTTCGTGCAGAAGGAGAAAAGAAATCTACAATTCTTGTAGCAGAAGGTAATAAAGAATCTGCAATCCTTGATGCAGAGGCAGAAAAACAGGCGGCAATTCTCCGTGCGGAAGCTGAAAAAGAAAAGATGATCAGAGAAGCTGAAGGTGAAGCTGAGGCAATCTTAAAAGTGCAGCAGGCGAATGCCGATGGTATCCGTTTCCTGAAAGAGGCTGGTGCCGATGAGGCGGTTCTTACGATGAAGAGTCTGGAAGCATTTGCAAAAGCGGCTGACGGCAAGGCGACGAAGATTATTATTCCATCTGAGATTCAGGGAGTTGCAGGACTTGTGAAATCCTTGGTAGAGGTCGGAGCGGAAAAAGACGGTTAG
- a CDS encoding type III pantothenate kinase encodes MLLVIDVGNTNITLGVFEKEKLEATFRMTAKQPRTSDEYGIKLCTLLEHRGFDIEEIDAVIVSSVVPDIMHSLGSAIIKYFHIKPLIVSPNLETGLQINTENPKDTGPDRIVDAVAAYEKYGGPVIVIDFGTATTYDVVSEKGVFEGGVISPGIRTSARALWGGASMLPEIEIKKPESILAKETVSSMQGGLVFGYIGQTEYIVNKIKKAGFANAKVVATGGLGNIIVSETDVVDIYDPELTLEGLRIIYEKNKGLN; translated from the coding sequence ATGCTGCTGGTAATTGATGTGGGAAATACAAATATCACTCTGGGAGTATTTGAAAAAGAAAAATTAGAGGCGACATTTCGCATGACGGCGAAACAACCAAGAACTTCGGATGAATATGGAATCAAGCTCTGTACGTTATTGGAACACAGAGGATTTGATATCGAAGAGATTGATGCGGTGATCGTGTCGTCGGTTGTGCCGGACATTATGCACTCTCTTGGGAGCGCGATCATTAAGTATTTCCATATAAAGCCGCTCATCGTATCGCCAAATTTGGAGACCGGACTTCAGATAAACACAGAAAATCCGAAGGATACGGGACCTGATCGAATTGTAGATGCGGTTGCTGCTTATGAAAAATATGGCGGTCCGGTCATAGTCATTGATTTTGGAACTGCGACGACCTATGATGTGGTAAGTGAAAAGGGAGTCTTTGAAGGTGGTGTGATTTCTCCGGGAATCCGCACATCAGCGAGAGCATTGTGGGGCGGGGCATCTATGCTTCCGGAGATTGAGATAAAAAAGCCGGAGTCTATTCTTGCAAAAGAGACTGTATCCAGTATGCAGGGGGGGCTTGTGTTCGGCTATATCGGACAGACAGAATATATTGTCAACAAAATCAAAAAGGCTGGATTTGCAAATGCAAAGGTTGTAGCTACAGGCGGACTGGGGAATATTATTGTATCTGAGACAGATGTTGTGGATATCTATGACCCGGAATTGACGCTGGAAGGGTTACGCATTATTTACGAAAAAAACAAAGGGTTAAATTAG
- the argF gene encoding ornithine carbamoyltransferase encodes MKAKIDLTKEYGLILDGGGARGAYQIGAWKALVEAGVKVNAVAGTSVGALNGALICMGGVKQAEKIWSEMTFSRVMDVDDVWMERLFNKENTLGEVISEMKKRLSDGGIDITPLKNMIHEMVDEKKIRGSGMEFCLLTFSISDMKELDLSIHDIPEGLLEDFLLASAYLIGFKNEKLHGRTYVDGGVINNVPTGSLVKRGYKNLIQIRIYGPGREPRVKLSEDTTMYEIAPRVKLGSIIEFYGKRSRQNLKIGYYDAKRMIYGLAGTIYYIEQTRKEWYYEKILSGLSEIEKAEIAFVLKLSHGFSDETLYMAMLEASAKLLHVPKYQIYTVQALEEAVYRRYERLRDQINLPRFVHVFMEIRKDSKMNLKGRNFLTLKDFTPDEIMYLVDLAADLKEKKKQGITGNSLKGKNIALIFEKPSTRTRCAFTVGACDEGGIPTYLSEHDIQLGHKESIQDTARVLGRMFDGIEFRGFKHEHVEALAKYSGVPVWNGLTDEYHPTQILADLLTMKEHFGYVKGLKFVYLGDGRNNMANSLMIGCSKVGVDFVIIAPKKLWPGEELVTLCEGYAKEAGSSVCVTDSIDAVEGADVLYTDVWCSMGEEDKAVERIALLSPYQINQELMDKTGKEGTIFMHCLPAVKGKEVTEDVFEGKASVVFDEAENRLHTIKAVMVATLGE; translated from the coding sequence GTGAAAGCGAAGATAGACTTGACGAAAGAGTATGGACTGATTTTAGATGGCGGAGGTGCAAGGGGAGCTTATCAGATTGGTGCGTGGAAGGCGCTTGTGGAGGCAGGTGTGAAAGTGAATGCGGTAGCCGGAACCTCGGTTGGCGCATTAAATGGAGCATTGATCTGCATGGGAGGTGTAAAGCAAGCGGAAAAAATCTGGAGTGAGATGACATTTTCGCGTGTGATGGACGTAGATGACGTATGGATGGAACGGTTGTTCAACAAAGAAAATACGCTCGGTGAAGTGATCTCAGAGATGAAAAAGAGGCTGTCAGACGGTGGGATTGATATCACTCCGCTTAAGAATATGATCCATGAGATGGTGGATGAGAAGAAGATAAGGGGGTCTGGAATGGAATTTTGCCTGCTTACGTTTTCCATATCGGATATGAAGGAGTTGGATCTTAGTATTCATGATATTCCGGAAGGGCTTTTGGAGGATTTTTTGCTGGCAAGTGCATACCTGATTGGATTTAAGAATGAAAAACTGCACGGAAGAACGTATGTGGATGGCGGAGTCATCAACAATGTGCCGACAGGCTCACTTGTGAAAAGGGGATATAAGAACCTGATACAAATTCGTATCTATGGTCCGGGAAGAGAACCGCGGGTGAAGCTGTCAGAGGATACGACGATGTATGAGATTGCGCCGCGGGTGAAACTAGGAAGCATCATTGAATTTTACGGAAAACGCAGCAGACAGAATCTGAAAATCGGCTATTACGATGCGAAACGGATGATTTATGGACTTGCCGGAACGATTTATTATATTGAACAAACACGAAAAGAGTGGTATTATGAAAAAATATTAAGTGGTTTGAGTGAGATTGAGAAGGCAGAGATTGCGTTTGTGCTGAAATTGTCTCATGGATTCTCCGATGAAACACTCTATATGGCGATGCTTGAGGCGAGTGCAAAATTACTTCATGTGCCAAAGTATCAGATTTATACGGTACAGGCATTAGAAGAGGCAGTATATCGAAGATATGAGCGTCTCAGAGATCAGATTAATTTACCAAGATTTGTACATGTGTTCATGGAAATCAGAAAGGATAGTAAAATGAATTTAAAAGGACGTAATTTTTTGACACTGAAAGACTTTACTCCAGATGAGATTATGTATCTGGTTGATCTGGCAGCAGATCTGAAAGAAAAGAAAAAACAGGGAATTACCGGAAATTCTCTGAAAGGGAAGAACATTGCATTGATTTTTGAAAAACCGTCGACAAGAACTCGGTGTGCATTTACTGTGGGTGCGTGTGATGAGGGCGGTATTCCGACTTATTTATCAGAGCATGATATTCAGCTGGGACACAAGGAGAGCATTCAGGATACGGCTCGTGTTCTCGGGCGTATGTTTGACGGGATTGAATTCCGCGGCTTCAAACATGAGCATGTGGAAGCGCTTGCAAAATACAGCGGAGTTCCGGTGTGGAATGGCTTGACAGATGAGTATCATCCAACACAGATTCTTGCAGACCTTTTGACGATGAAAGAACATTTTGGGTATGTAAAAGGACTGAAATTCGTATATCTTGGAGATGGGAGAAACAATATGGCGAACAGTCTTATGATCGGATGTTCGAAAGTAGGTGTTGATTTTGTTATCATTGCGCCAAAAAAACTGTGGCCGGGAGAAGAACTGGTTACGTTGTGTGAAGGGTACGCAAAAGAAGCTGGTTCCTCAGTCTGTGTGACAGATTCCATCGATGCAGTTGAGGGCGCGGATGTGTTGTATACGGATGTATGGTGCTCTATGGGTGAGGAAGATAAAGCGGTTGAGCGAATTGCGCTTTTAAGTCCTTATCAGATCAATCAGGAACTGATGGACAAGACCGGAAAAGAGGGAACAATCTTCATGCACTGTCTTCCGGCGGTGAAAGGCAAAGAGGTGACGGAAGATGTATTTGAAGGAAAGGCATCAGTAGTATTTGATGAAGCGGAGAATCGTCTTCATACAATCAAGGCGGTTATGGTCGCAACACTTGGAGAATAA
- a CDS encoding GltB/FmdC/FwdC-like GXGXG domain-containing protein → MIAIMLINAKEMDYKTLNEKLRFADEDVTIENCCGQRFIASAMSGHAVTIEGVPGNALGAYLNGGEITVYGNAQDAVGDTMNEGKIVIHGNIGDAAGYAMRGGRIFVKNNAGYRAGIHMKAYKEKVPVMVIGGTAGSFLGEYQAGGVIVVLGLETEQEKIVGFFPCTGMHGGKMFLRSDCKDVTFPEQVTAKRAEAQDMEELREYVSEYCDLFGYDIETVLEAPFTVVTPDSKNPYRQMYVAN, encoded by the coding sequence GTGATAGCAATTATGTTGATAAATGCAAAGGAAATGGACTATAAAACTTTGAATGAGAAGCTGCGTTTTGCAGACGAGGATGTGACGATAGAAAATTGCTGTGGACAGCGTTTTATCGCATCTGCAATGTCGGGACATGCCGTCACAATTGAAGGGGTTCCGGGGAATGCCTTAGGCGCGTATTTAAATGGCGGAGAGATCACTGTTTACGGAAATGCCCAGGATGCGGTCGGAGATACTATGAATGAAGGGAAAATAGTCATACATGGAAATATCGGTGACGCGGCAGGATATGCAATGCGGGGCGGTAGGATTTTTGTAAAGAACAATGCCGGATATCGTGCCGGCATTCATATGAAGGCGTACAAGGAAAAGGTTCCGGTTATGGTTATCGGAGGTACAGCGGGAAGTTTTCTCGGGGAATATCAGGCTGGCGGAGTGATCGTTGTACTTGGTCTGGAAACAGAGCAAGAGAAGATTGTCGGATTCTTCCCATGCACAGGGATGCATGGGGGAAAAATGTTTTTGCGCTCGGACTGTAAAGATGTAACGTTCCCGGAACAGGTGACGGCAAAGAGGGCAGAGGCACAAGATATGGAGGAGTTACGGGAGTATGTGTCAGAATATTGCGACTTGTTCGGATATGATATCGAAACAGTTTTGGAGGCGCCGTTTACTGTCGTAACACCGGACAGCAAAAATCCGTATCGACAGATGTATGTAGCCAATTAA
- a CDS encoding class II glutamine amidotransferase: protein MKLEGQVRIPSGCAIAAVISKEGKRMSGEMITNAMKPMHDRSNGLGGGFAAYGIYPEYKEFYALHMFFDSRTTRKDCEVFLKEYFEIVQSEIIPTRKIPEITDEPIIWRYFVAPLKSVLSSMQLDEKEFVARIVMKINTELKGAYVFSSGKNMGTFKAVGYPEDVGKFYKLEKYEGYSWTAHGRYPTNTPGWWGGAHPFTLLDWSIVHNGEISSYDANRRFIEMFGYKCTLQTDTEVITYIMDYLVRVQGLTFEEAASVVAAPFWSTIEGKTDLEDKEKHIYLRTLFSSLLITGPFSIVLGFEGGLMALNDRLKLRSMVVGEKEDKVFIASEEAAIRTMEPHAENIWAPAGGEPVIIRVKDGACK, encoded by the coding sequence ATGAAATTAGAAGGTCAGGTACGTATCCCATCCGGATGTGCAATTGCAGCTGTTATTTCAAAAGAAGGGAAACGCATGTCCGGCGAGATGATCACAAATGCGATGAAGCCGATGCACGATCGTTCCAATGGACTTGGAGGAGGTTTTGCCGCTTATGGAATCTACCCGGAATACAAAGAGTTTTATGCACTGCATATGTTTTTTGACAGCCGTACAACAAGAAAAGATTGTGAAGTATTTTTGAAAGAATATTTTGAAATCGTACAATCAGAGATCATTCCGACACGCAAGATTCCGGAGATTACGGATGAGCCGATTATTTGGAGATATTTTGTCGCACCGCTCAAATCTGTGCTGTCATCTATGCAGCTTGATGAAAAAGAATTTGTGGCGCGGATAGTTATGAAGATCAACACAGAGCTCAAAGGCGCCTATGTGTTTTCAAGTGGAAAGAATATGGGGACGTTCAAGGCTGTCGGCTACCCGGAGGACGTGGGGAAATTTTACAAATTGGAAAAGTACGAAGGCTATTCATGGACCGCGCACGGCAGGTATCCAACAAATACACCGGGCTGGTGGGGCGGTGCACATCCGTTCACTTTGCTTGACTGGTCCATTGTTCATAACGGAGAGATTTCTTCCTATGATGCGAATCGTCGGTTTATAGAGATGTTTGGTTATAAATGTACGCTGCAAACAGATACAGAGGTTATCACATATATTATGGATTATCTGGTGCGTGTGCAGGGATTGACGTTTGAGGAGGCAGCGAGCGTTGTGGCAGCTCCGTTTTGGAGCACGATTGAAGGGAAGACAGATTTGGAGGACAAGGAGAAACATATTTATCTGCGCACCTTGTTTTCCAGTCTTCTGATCACAGGACCATTTTCTATTGTTCTTGGATTTGAAGGAGGTCTTATGGCATTGAATGACCGACTGAAACTCCGGTCTATGGTGGTAGGTGAAAAAGAAGACAAGGTGTTTATCGCCAGCGAGGAAGCGGCGATACGGACGATGGAGCCGCATGCGGAAAATATCTGGGCTCCTGCAGGCGGAGAACCTGTGATCATTCGAGTGAAGGACGGTGCATGTAAATGA
- a CDS encoding NfeD family protein: protein MQTIFWLILFVVLVVIEIATLGLTTIWFAGGSIVAFILAIVGFSLPVQIVAFLVSSILLLVLTRPIAIKYFNQERKLTNAESLIGQKAVVIETVDTLHNVGRVEVNGQQWSAKTDEPHEVIEKDAVVSIEGIQGVKLIVRLKEA, encoded by the coding sequence ATGCAAACAATTTTCTGGCTTATTTTGTTCGTAGTGCTTGTAGTGATTGAGATTGCTACGCTTGGACTGACCACGATATGGTTTGCCGGAGGTTCCATTGTTGCCTTTATTTTGGCGATAGTAGGATTTAGCTTACCGGTACAGATTGTGGCATTCCTCGTATCTTCTATCTTACTGCTCGTCCTGACAAGACCAATCGCAATAAAATATTTTAATCAGGAACGAAAGCTTACGAACGCAGAGAGCCTGATCGGACAGAAGGCGGTTGTCATTGAGACAGTAGATACACTTCATAATGTCGGAAGAGTGGAAGTAAACGGACAGCAGTGGTCTGCAAAGACGGATGAACCGCACGAAGTGATTGAGAAGGACGCGGTTGTATCTATCGAAGGGATACAAGGAGTGAAACTGATTGTAAGACTAAAGGAGGCGTAA
- a CDS encoding DUF6145 family protein translates to MYEEKIVLCGANSYDRKFYLNPDFEVLPDSIKDELKIMCVLYTEDVGGILTLVFEEDGELMFEVTTEDNDLLFDEIGSHLKIKELQRTKKELLESLQLYYRVFFLGEEV, encoded by the coding sequence ATGTACGAAGAAAAAATTGTACTGTGTGGTGCGAATTCATATGATAGAAAGTTTTATCTGAATCCGGATTTTGAGGTACTTCCAGACAGCATCAAAGATGAACTGAAGATCATGTGTGTATTGTACACGGAGGACGTAGGAGGGATTCTGACATTGGTATTTGAAGAAGATGGGGAGCTTATGTTTGAGGTTACGACAGAGGACAATGATCTGCTTTTTGATGAAATCGGAAGTCATCTGAAGATTAAAGAACTTCAGAGAACCAAAAAAGAACTGCTGGAGTCTTTGCAGTTGTATTATAGAGTATTCTTTTTAGGGGAGGAAGTATGA
- a CDS encoding glutamate synthase-related protein, whose amino-acid sequence MSYKFVYPEFEVIRNDNRCINCRLCEKQCANEVHHFDAEHGIMVADETKCVNCQRCVVLCPTRALKIVKSDATFRENANWKNDTIKEIFKQAESGGVLLSSMGNPNPLPVYWDKILINASQVTNPPIDPLREPMETKVFLGKKDQKIVRDDNGKIRCELPPQLELSMPIMFSAMSYGSISYNAHESLARAASELGIFYNTGEGGLHEDFYCYGENTIVQVASGRFGVHEEYLNAGAAIEIKMGQGAKPGIGGHLPGTKIVGDVSRTRMIPEGSDAISPAPHHDIYSIEDLRQLVFSVKEATEYKKPVIVKVAAVHNIAAIASGIARSGADIIVIDGFRGGTGAAPTRIRDNVGIPIELALAAVDQRLRDEGIRNNVSLVVGGSIRSASDVVKAVALGADACYVATAALLAMGCHLCRTCQTGKCNWGIATQRPELVKRLNPNEGSARLVNLMHAWNHEIKELMGGMGINSIEVLRGNRLMLRGIGMTEKELEILGIFHAGE is encoded by the coding sequence ATGAGTTATAAATTCGTATATCCGGAATTTGAAGTAATCCGGAATGATAATCGCTGTATAAATTGTCGTCTGTGCGAAAAGCAGTGTGCAAATGAAGTGCATCATTTTGATGCGGAGCACGGAATTATGGTTGCTGATGAGACAAAATGTGTCAATTGTCAGAGATGTGTTGTGCTATGTCCGACAAGGGCGTTGAAAATTGTGAAAAGTGATGCGACATTTCGGGAAAATGCTAATTGGAAAAATGATACCATCAAGGAAATTTTCAAACAGGCTGAAAGCGGAGGAGTGCTGCTTTCTTCTATGGGGAATCCAAATCCACTGCCGGTGTATTGGGATAAGATACTGATTAATGCATCTCAGGTGACCAATCCGCCGATCGATCCACTACGCGAGCCGATGGAGACGAAAGTATTTCTGGGAAAAAAGGATCAGAAAATTGTAAGAGACGATAATGGAAAAATCCGTTGTGAGCTTCCGCCACAGTTAGAGCTTTCTATGCCGATTATGTTCTCGGCGATGAGTTATGGTTCGATTAGCTACAATGCACATGAATCACTTGCACGCGCGGCTTCTGAACTGGGGATTTTTTATAACACCGGTGAGGGTGGGCTTCACGAAGATTTTTATTGCTATGGAGAGAACACGATCGTGCAGGTAGCTTCCGGACGTTTTGGCGTACATGAGGAATATCTAAATGCCGGAGCTGCGATTGAAATTAAGATGGGACAGGGTGCAAAACCGGGAATCGGAGGGCATTTGCCTGGGACGAAGATTGTTGGAGACGTCTCTCGAACCCGTATGATTCCGGAAGGCTCTGACGCAATCTCGCCGGCTCCGCACCATGATATTTACTCTATCGAAGATCTGCGGCAGCTTGTCTTTTCTGTGAAAGAGGCGACAGAATATAAAAAACCGGTTATTGTCAAAGTGGCAGCAGTACATAATATTGCGGCGATAGCAAGCGGAATTGCACGGAGCGGGGCAGATATTATTGTGATAGATGGATTCCGTGGAGGGACAGGCGCAGCGCCGACAAGAATCCGTGACAATGTGGGAATTCCAATTGAGCTTGCACTTGCAGCTGTCGATCAGAGACTTCGAGACGAGGGTATTCGAAATAACGTATCCCTTGTAGTTGGCGGCTCAATACGAAGTGCATCGGATGTTGTCAAGGCAGTCGCCTTAGGTGCAGATGCCTGTTATGTTGCCACAGCGGCACTGCTTGCGATGGGATGTCATCTTTGCCGTACTTGCCAGACTGGAAAATGTAACTGGGGAATTGCAACACAGCGTCCAGAGCTGGTGAAGCGCCTCAATCCAAATGAAGGAAGCGCCCGTCTTGTCAACTTGATGCATGCTTGGAATCATGAGATTAAGGAGTTGATGGGAGGCATGGGCATTAATTCTATTGAAGTCCTTCGCGGCAACCGTCTGATGCTGCGTGGCATTGGTATGACAGAAAAAGAGCTTGAGATTCTCGGTATTTTTCATGCAGGAGAGTAG
- a CDS encoding biotin--[acetyl-CoA-carboxylase] ligase translates to MKAEILKMLRESKEYVSGQQLCERLQVSRTAVWKVIKQLENEGYQIEAVRNRGYRIVECPDVLSQEEIESLMQTECMGRHVIYYEETDSTNTRIKHLAEQGKKHGTLAVADRQNSGKGRRGRSWESPLGENIYMSLLLRPTMEPSKAPMLTLVMAYSAAMAIREQEGLEVGIKWPNDLVIGTKKICGILTEMSAEIDYINYVVIGVGINVNMQSFPEELCEKATSLRVEKESPIKRSALIACIMKKFEENYERFAKEQNLKFLQEDYNRLLVSKEKEVRVLEPGGEYNAYALGINETGELLVRKEDGEEETVFAGEVSVRGIYGYI, encoded by the coding sequence GTGAAAGCAGAGATTTTAAAAATGCTTCGGGAAAGTAAAGAATATGTGTCGGGGCAGCAGTTGTGTGAACGGCTTCAGGTATCGAGAACAGCAGTGTGGAAAGTGATCAAGCAGTTGGAGAATGAAGGGTATCAGATTGAGGCCGTAAGAAACAGAGGATATCGAATTGTGGAATGTCCGGACGTGCTTTCGCAAGAGGAGATAGAAAGCCTGATGCAGACAGAGTGTATGGGAAGGCATGTCATTTATTATGAAGAGACAGACTCGACGAATACAAGGATCAAACATCTGGCGGAACAGGGAAAAAAGCATGGCACGTTAGCGGTCGCTGACCGTCAGAATTCCGGAAAAGGAAGGCGTGGAAGATCTTGGGAATCTCCGCTGGGCGAAAATATCTATATGTCTCTGCTTTTAAGACCGACGATGGAGCCATCCAAAGCCCCTATGCTGACATTGGTGATGGCGTATAGTGCGGCGATGGCGATCCGAGAGCAGGAAGGACTTGAAGTCGGAATTAAATGGCCGAATGATCTTGTGATTGGAACGAAGAAAATATGTGGAATTCTAACGGAGATGAGTGCCGAGATTGATTATATCAACTATGTTGTAATTGGAGTCGGAATCAATGTGAATATGCAGTCTTTTCCGGAAGAACTGTGTGAAAAGGCGACCTCATTGCGTGTGGAAAAGGAAAGCCCGATAAAACGTTCTGCATTGATTGCATGTATCATGAAAAAGTTTGAGGAAAACTATGAGCGGTTTGCAAAAGAACAGAATTTAAAATTTTTGCAGGAGGATTACAATCGTCTTCTAGTAAGCAAAGAAAAAGAAGTGAGAGTTCTGGAGCCTGGAGGCGAATATAACGCCTATGCATTGGGCATCAACGAGACAGGTGAATTGCTTGTAAGAAAAGAAGATGGCGAAGAGGAGACTGTTTTTGCGGGAGAAGTCTCTGTGCGCGGAATCTACGGGTATATTTAG